From the genome of Clostridium cylindrosporum DSM 605:
CCATACTAGGAATAGTACATTCAATGGCACACAAAACAGGAAAGATATTTAACATTCCACATGGATGTGCAAATGCAATATATCTATCATATGTTATAGAATTTAATGCTAAAGTAGCTGGAGAAATCTATGCTGATATAGCAAAAAGACTTTCACTTAAAGGGAATACAACTGAGGAACTAGTAACTTCACTTGTAAACCTAGTTAAGGAATTTAGAAATGCTATGGGCATGCCATCTACTCTTAAGGAATTTGGATTATCAGAGGAAGAATTTAAAAGGAACCTTGATGAAATCTCTAAAACTGCAGTAGCTGACCCATGTACAGGTACAAACCCAAGAGAAATATCAGTAGATGAAATGAAGAAGCTATTTGAGGCGACTTATTATGGAGAAAAGGTAGACTTTTAATGTAAGGCTTTAGTCATGCCAGTAGAGGTTCTTTAGCTAAAACGACGAGACCTTAAAATAGAGCTTCTTATCTGCAAAATTACCCCTAGCCTAAGAGCTATGTCTGAAAAACTGCTGCGCTTGACGACATATCTCTAAGACTAGGGGTATTTATGATGATTAGAAGTCCTTATCCAAAATCTCGTCTGGTTTAGTTGAAGGATTTTCTACTTGCAGGCACCCATATCTACTTTAACTTACTTTTATAATTATCTACAAAATCTTTTCCCCACTTATCCATAGCCTCTAATATAGGAACTAAACTATTCCCTAGATCAGTTAGAGAATACTCAACCATTGGAGGAATCTGTGGATATATGGTTCTATTAACTAATCCGCTTTCTTCTAAGTCCTTTAGCTGTTGTGTTAACATCTTTTGAGTTATTTCAGGTATTAATCTTCTAAATTCATTAAATCTAATTGCACCATGTTCATGAAGGTTCCATATAATAAGGGCCTTCCATTTTCCACTTAATATCTCTAAAGTGACTTCAATTTCACATCTATAATTATTACAACTAACCTTGTTTAATCTGTCTTTTGGCATAATTTCACTCCCTAATAAATAAAACTTATCTATATTATACCACTTACTTATTTCAAAAAATGAGGGTCTATCCCATGTTCTACATACATAGTCACATTGAAGAAACCCTACTTTTTATTTAAATTTTTTTAAAGGAGTAAGCTCATATAAAAAATCCGCTCTTTTTGCAACCTCAGGTGAGTGAGTTACAATAATGATACATTTACCTTCTTCAGTAGCTAGTTTCTTAAATATATCCATTACTTCATCCTGTGTATCAAGATCAAGGTTTCCTGTTGGTTCATCAGCGAGTATTATATCTGGACTATAGGATAATGCCCTAGCTATAGCAACTCTTTGCTGCTCTCCCCCAGATAGCTTTAATATTCTTCTTTTAGCCTTTGCCTCATCTAACTGAACCTTCTTCAGTATATTTAATATATGCTCTCTTCTATTTTGAATTTTCTTACCTGAAATATCAATTGAAAGCTCTACATTTTCTATAGCATTTAACTGTGGTAGAAGATTAAATCCTTGAAAAATAACTCCTACATATCTACTTCTATATCTGTATTTATCTATCTTTTTAATATCCATACCATTATATAAAATCCTACCAGAGGTTGGTGATGTTAACCCTGATAAAAGGGATAACAGTGTTGTTTTCCCTGCACCTGACTTGCCAATAATGGCATAAACCCTCCCCTTTTCAAATTCATAGGATACATTCTCTAATATCTTAGTTTTCCCA
Proteins encoded in this window:
- a CDS encoding winged helix-turn-helix transcriptional regulator, translating into MPKDRLNKVSCNNYRCEIEVTLEILSGKWKALIIWNLHEHGAIRFNEFRRLIPEITQKMLTQQLKDLEESGLVNRTIYPQIPPMVEYSLTDLGNSLVPILEAMDKWGKDFVDNYKSKLK
- a CDS encoding ABC transporter ATP-binding protein, giving the protein MGVLKLENTSYSYDNGKTKILENVSYEFEKGRVYAIIGKSGAGKTTLLSLLSGLTSPTSGRILYNGMDIKKIDKYRYRSRYVGVIFQGFNLLPQLNAIENVELSIDISGKKIQNRREHILNILKKVQLDEAKAKRRILKLSGGEQQRVAIARALSYSPDIILADEPTGNLDLDTQDEVMDIFKKLATEEGKCIIIVTHSPEVAKRADFLYELTPLKKFK